GATGGTCTTTCTCGCGTTCGTCTGGATCGGGCTGCTGATCGTGGAGTTCGTCGGCGGCCAGCGTGACTGGCTCGATGGCGCGAGCAACCTGATCTGGGCCGTGTTCATCGTCGACTTCGTGCTGCGCTTCGCGCTGGCCCGAGGCAAGCTCGCCTATATCACGCAGAACTGGCTCACGCTCGTGTCGCTCGCGCTGCCGGCGCTGCGCGTGTTCCGCCTGACCCGCGTGCTGCGGCTGACGCGGGCGACCCGCGGGCTGCGGCTGGTGCGCCTGACCACGTCGCTCAATCGCAGCATGCGCGCGCTCGCGCGCAGCATGGGCGGCAAAGGCGCCGGCTACGTCGTCGTGCTGACGCTGATCGTGACTTTCTCCGGCGCCGCCGGCATGCTCGCGCTCGAGGAAGGCGCGTTCACCAGCTACTGGGACGCGCTGTGGTGGACCGCGATGATCGTCGCGACGATGGGCAGCGACTTCTGGCCCCGCACGCCGGAAGGCCGCGTGCTGTGCCTCGCGCTGGCGATCTACGCGTTCTCGGTGTTCGGCTACGTCACTGCCGCGCTCGCGTCGTTCTTCGTCGAACGCGGCGGCCCGCCCGAAGCTTCCGGTCCACAAGCGCTGCACGCCGAGTTGGCCGCGCTGCGCAAGGAAACCGCCCGCCTCGCCGAAGCGCTCGACGGACAGGCCGCCGGGGCGAAACGCGTGCCGTGACGCGCAGCCCGAAGCAATCGTGCGTCCGCATCGCCCGGCAAGGCCCGCCGATTGCTTTCGCCCCCGATGCGATCCGATTCGTCGCGGGAGGCAGCGATATGGCAATGACACATTCGTCGATTCCCGACCGGTCCTTGCGTCGCCCCCCGCGCCCGGCGCTGCGCGAGCCCTGATCGGCGGTGCTGACATGCTCGACAACATCCAGTCGGCACTCGCCCCGCGCGGGCCGGAAGCGGCCGCGATCCTCGAGATCACCTGGGTGCTGGTGGTCGGCGGTGCGCTGATCTTCGCGCTGGTCCTCGCGCTGACTGCGCTGGCCTTTTTCGCCCCCGCGCGCTGGCTTGCCGGCAACCGGCTGATCGTCGGCGCCGGCATCGTTTTCCCGGTGATCACGCTCGCGGGGTTGCTGGTCTACACGCTGCTCGCCGCGCCGCGGCTGTCGGCAGCCGAGCCGGCCGACGTGACGATCGAAGTGGTCGGTCATCAGTGGTGGTGGCGCGTGAATTATCTCGACGCGCGCGGTGAAATCGACTTTGCGACCGCGAACGAAATCCGTCTGCCGGTCGGCCGCACGATTGAGCTGCGGCTGCGCTCGACCGATGTGCTGCACAGCTTCTGGGTGCCGTCGCTTGCCGGCAAGCTCGACCTGATCCCGGGCAAGGACAACCGGCTGCGTCTGGCCGCCGCCGAGCCCGCGGTGCTGCGCGGCCAGTGCGCCGAGTACTGCGGCGGCCCGCACGCGCAGATGGCGCTGTTCGTCGTCGCCGAAGCGCCGGAGCGCTTCGAGGCGTGGCGCGCGGCACAGCGCCGCCCGGCCGCCATCGCGGCCGATGACGAAGCGGCGCGCGGGC
The window above is part of the Azoarcus sp. PA01 genome. Proteins encoded here:
- a CDS encoding ion transporter is translated as MNLFRERIQWIRENRPLRRLERWLEGPMVFLAFVWIGLLIVEFVGGQRDWLDGASNLIWAVFIVDFVLRFALARGKLAYITQNWLTLVSLALPALRVFRLTRVLRLTRATRGLRLVRLTTSLNRSMRALARSMGGKGAGYVVVLTLIVTFSGAAGMLALEEGAFTSYWDALWWTAMIVATMGSDFWPRTPEGRVLCLALAIYAFSVFGYVTAALASFFVERGGPPEASGPQALHAELAALRKETARLAEALDGQAAGAKRVP
- a CDS encoding c-type cytochrome; the protein is MLDNIQSALAPRGPEAAAILEITWVLVVGGALIFALVLALTALAFFAPARWLAGNRLIVGAGIVFPVITLAGLLVYTLLAAPRLSAAEPADVTIEVVGHQWWWRVNYLDARGEIDFATANEIRLPVGRTIELRLRSTDVLHSFWVPSLAGKLDLIPGKDNRLRLAAAEPAVLRGQCAEYCGGPHAQMALFVVAEAPERFEAWRAAQRRPAAIAADDEAARGRRLFLSHCTTCHTVRGTRAEGELGPDLTHFASRLSLGAGILPNSRATVAGWIAGNQHLKPDNLMPEFHFDSDELRALAHWLETLE